The following proteins are co-located in the Vigna angularis cultivar LongXiaoDou No.4 chromosome 2, ASM1680809v1, whole genome shotgun sequence genome:
- the LOC108328675 gene encoding protein DMP9: MICFSLGRMDESEPEMGIKVYNATPPAGEGGTNKNKRRALMAKGVQKTLSKTSLLGNFLPTGTLLTFEMVLPSIYKNGECSHVQTLMINFLLAVCALSCFFFHFTDSFHGPDGTLYYGFVTTRGLSVFKPSLPAVPVPGDDKFKVGFTDFVHAVMSVMIFVAISVSDHRVTNCLFPGREKDLEQVRESFPLLVGLLCSGLFLVFPTSRHGIGCMSA, encoded by the coding sequence atGATTTGTTTCTCTTTGGGTAGAATGGATGAAAGTGAACCAGAAATGGGCATAAAAGTGTACAATGCAACTCCACCAGCAGGGGAAGGAGGAACAAACAAGAACAAGCGTCGTGCATTGATGGCAAAGGGTGTTCAGAAAACGCTATCCAAAACTTCTCTCCTCGGAAACTTCCTTCCCACGGGCACTCTCCTCACCTTCGAGATGGTGCTGCCTTCAATCTACAAGAACGGAGAGTGCAGCCACGTGCAGACCCTCATGATCAACTTCCTCCTCGCTGTCTGCGCCCTCTCatgcttcttcttccacttcaccGACAGTTTCCACGGTCCTGACGGAACCCTCTACTACGGCTTCGTCACCACGCGCGGTCTCTCCGTCTTCAAGCCTTCTCTCCCCGCCGTGCCTGTGCCGGGCGACGACAAGTTCAAGGTGGGGTTCACTGACTTCGTCCACGCGGTCATGTCCGTGATGATCTTCGTGGCCATTTCCGTTTCCGATCACAGGGTCACCAACTGTCTGTTCCCTGGGCGCGAGAAGGACTTGGAGCAGGTTAGGGAGAGTTTTCCTCTCTTGGTCGGACTCCTCTGCAGTGGCCTGTTCCTCGTCTTTCCCACTTCCAGACATGGAATTGGTTGCATGTCTGCCTAG